The following are from one region of the Falsibacillus albus genome:
- a CDS encoding GNAT family N-acetyltransferase, translating to MDRVFQSFVDLDTEHLKLRQINMEDAPKMYANFSLDEVTKYYDLETFQSIEQAEQLIQKLLRGFAAGKQIRWAITIKPHHELIGTIGFHEIEREHRKAEIGYEIHPDFWGRGIVTEAIKEIVRFGFEEMDLNRMEAFYDPENIASQKVLHKNGFVFEGVLRKRFFEKGQFVDAAISSIIREE from the coding sequence ATGGATCGAGTATTTCAAAGTTTTGTAGATCTGGATACTGAACATTTAAAGTTGAGACAGATTAACATGGAAGACGCGCCAAAAATGTACGCTAATTTTTCGCTGGATGAAGTTACAAAGTATTATGATTTAGAAACTTTTCAATCTATTGAACAAGCAGAGCAGCTCATCCAAAAGCTATTGAGAGGCTTTGCTGCCGGAAAGCAAATCAGATGGGCCATCACCATTAAGCCACACCATGAATTGATCGGTACCATAGGTTTTCATGAAATTGAAAGGGAGCATCGGAAAGCGGAAATCGGTTATGAAATCCATCCGGACTTTTGGGGCAGGGGGATCGTGACAGAAGCGATCAAAGAAATTGTCCGATTTGGCTTCGAAGAAATGGATTTAAATCGGATGGAGGCATTTTATGACCCTGAGAATATAGCTTCTCAAAAAGTTCTCCATAAAAATGGGTTTGTGTTTGAAGGAGTATTAAGGAAGCGTTTCTTTGAGAAAGGACAATTTGTGGATGCAGCGATATCTTCTATTATAAGAGAAGAATAA